A portion of the Segatella copri DSM 18205 genome contains these proteins:
- a CDS encoding Rpn family recombination-promoting nuclease/putative transposase — MGRYINPFTDWGFKRLFGQEFSKDLLINFLNDLFEGEFQIKDVTFKDKEQLGDTNDLRGCIFDIYCVTDDDKHFIVEMQNRWVPFFVNRSIYYASKAFVAQRKKFDEAGVRTAILYQFVPVYVVCIMNFMPREHEVTKFRTDVALREKSSDSMFSDKLRFIYLSLPFFDKSEEECETGFEKWIYVLKYMEVLERLPFTAQKKIFDHLAKLADVRCLSSEEQEKYDESIKAADDYYSGLYGSYVEGEEKGMAKGRAEGMAKGMAKGMAKGMAKEKLDTAYRLLSMGLSEAQVSTATELPLEEIQKMRK, encoded by the coding sequence ATGGGTAGATACATCAACCCCTTTACCGACTGGGGCTTCAAGCGTCTCTTCGGTCAAGAGTTCAGCAAGGACTTGCTGATTAATTTTTTGAACGACTTGTTTGAAGGTGAGTTTCAAATCAAGGACGTAACATTCAAGGATAAGGAACAGCTTGGAGATACTAATGATCTCCGTGGCTGCATCTTTGATATCTATTGTGTTACCGACGATGACAAGCATTTCATCGTTGAGATGCAGAACAGATGGGTACCTTTCTTTGTGAACCGTTCCATCTATTATGCTAGTAAGGCTTTTGTTGCCCAACGCAAGAAATTTGATGAAGCTGGTGTCCGCACAGCTATTTTATACCAGTTTGTACCGGTTTATGTGGTTTGCATCATGAATTTTATGCCAAGGGAGCATGAGGTGACAAAGTTTAGGACAGACGTTGCTTTGAGGGAGAAGTCTAGTGACTCGATGTTTTCTGACAAGCTTCGTTTCATCTATCTTTCTCTTCCTTTCTTTGATAAGAGTGAGGAAGAATGCGAGACAGGTTTTGAAAAATGGATTTATGTTTTGAAGTATATGGAAGTATTGGAAAGATTGCCTTTTACGGCACAGAAGAAGATATTCGATCATCTTGCTAAATTGGCGGATGTTCGTTGCTTGAGTAGTGAGGAGCAGGAAAAATACGATGAAAGTATTAAGGCCGCCGATGATTACTACTCCGGCCTTTATGGCTCTTATGTTGAAGGAGAGGAAAAGGGAATGGCTAAAGGTAGAGCAGAAGGAATGGCTAAAGGGATGGCTAAAGGAATGGCTAAAGGGATGGCTAAAGAAAAGTTAGACACAGCTTACCGCCTTTTGTCAATGGGTCTTTCTGAAGCGCAAGTATCAACGGCCACCGAGCTTCCGCTGGAGGAAATTCAGAAAATGAGGAAATAA
- a CDS encoding HU family DNA-binding protein, with the protein MEVKGTLKYRKVQRTPQTGENAGKKKWYATSVTDREVDFEGFVSHISDHGSPYSRGTIHGVLMDALDHLQELILDGKSVRLSDLGLFSIGMSSKAEDTKEKVTAASVEGVHLIVRNTKSWSNAELRKKCKIQEYGGYIGTDEEGTTGGGDTTQGGGSDTSQGGSGTTGGGTQEGGGGGSQDSGDGLE; encoded by the coding sequence ATGGAAGTAAAAGGAACATTGAAATATCGTAAAGTACAGCGCACACCTCAGACTGGTGAAAACGCAGGTAAGAAGAAGTGGTATGCTACTTCGGTAACCGACCGCGAAGTGGACTTCGAGGGATTCGTATCGCATATCTCCGACCACGGCTCGCCATACTCTCGTGGTACCATCCACGGTGTGCTGATGGATGCACTCGACCATCTGCAGGAGCTGATTCTCGACGGCAAGAGCGTGCGTCTCTCTGACCTCGGATTGTTCTCCATCGGTATGAGCTCCAAGGCGGAGGATACCAAGGAGAAGGTGACGGCTGCCAGCGTGGAGGGCGTGCACCTGATTGTGAGAAACACGAAGAGCTGGAGCAATGCCGAGCTGCGCAAGAAGTGCAAGATTCAGGAGTACGGCGGCTATATCGGCACCGACGAGGAGGGCACCACAGGCGGTGGTGACACAACTCAGGGCGGTGGCTCTGACACCAGCCAGGGCGGCTCAGGTACTACCGGTGGCGGAACCCAAGAAGGCGGCGGAGGCGGCTCTCAGGATAGCGGCGACGGGCTTGAATAA
- a CDS encoding DUF3883 domain-containing protein: protein MSKEKSFSGIYKDVTYEDILSYKRFKKLSFLKGYSPEEIARHLYAQENISKDKWKVLNILSKELFNKKRAEAYKLKIHSNYDYLLNEFDNRRLPDGVFSESFDKGVIACVKAKSEIPFYQQFICDYFFEFNIDSIIDYAYTLPEEQKDMCKTLIYAAIQYYRDTNDSRKIMLNNARHKEYSSDKVDDRAQKDKLISKISESENHSDVPAKEVHLDMVSKPEDPIDAKERKDRIRSKDGIDYSDQQKRKQETGDIGEKLVLANEIEKARKWGLSEDLVSQIRRVSLESDDYGFDILSFDQNGREHYIEVKTTKASSNSLSFVLTQNELDHARKYGSAYSIVMVFDVAQNPRIWDMGNPFVSEPCKVNIKPIKYLVEVNVDTKE from the coding sequence ATGAGTAAAGAAAAGTCTTTTAGTGGTATATATAAGGATGTTACATACGAAGATATTCTGTCGTATAAGAGATTCAAGAAGCTGTCTTTCCTGAAAGGCTATAGCCCAGAAGAGATAGCTAGGCATCTTTATGCCCAAGAAAATATATCGAAAGATAAATGGAAAGTTCTGAATATATTAAGCAAAGAGCTTTTCAATAAGAAAAGAGCTGAAGCTTATAAGCTGAAAATTCATAGTAATTATGATTATCTGTTAAACGAATTTGATAATAGAAGATTACCGGATGGTGTGTTCTCGGAGTCATTTGATAAAGGAGTTATTGCATGTGTAAAGGCAAAATCTGAAATCCCCTTCTATCAACAGTTTATCTGTGATTATTTTTTTGAATTCAATATTGACAGCATCATAGATTATGCCTATACATTACCAGAAGAACAAAAAGATATGTGTAAGACGTTGATTTATGCAGCTATACAATATTACAGAGATACCAATGACTCTAGAAAAATAATGTTGAATAATGCTCGACATAAAGAATATTCTAGTGATAAGGTTGATGACAGAGCCCAAAAAGACAAACTTATTTCAAAAATAAGTGAATCTGAAAATCATAGTGATGTTCCTGCCAAAGAAGTGCATCTTGACATGGTTTCCAAGCCAGAAGATCCTATTGATGCTAAGGAGAGAAAAGATAGAATCCGCTCTAAAGATGGTATTGATTATAGTGACCAACAGAAGAGAAAACAGGAAACAGGAGATATTGGCGAGAAATTAGTTCTTGCAAATGAAATCGAAAAAGCCAGAAAATGGGGGCTGTCAGAAGATTTGGTCTCTCAAATAAGAAGAGTCTCGTTGGAAAGCGATGATTATGGTTTTGATATACTCTCCTTTGACCAAAATGGAAGGGAACATTATATAGAGGTAAAGACAACCAAGGCTTCAAGCAACAGTTTGTCGTTTGTTCTCACGCAAAACGAATTAGACCATGCTAGAAAATATGGTAGTGCTTATTCTATAGTTATGGTATTTGACGTTGCGCAAAACCCTCGTATATGGGATATGGGAAATCCTTTTGTTAGTGAACCATGTAAAGTGAACATCAAACCGATTAAGTATTTGGTGGAAGTTAATGTAGATACGAAAGAATAA
- a CDS encoding Rpn family recombination-promoting nuclease/putative transposase — protein MYCVTDDDKHFIVEMQNRWVPFFAAAPFRLAPHALKGQKLLAQGNTLGINEI, from the coding sequence ATCTATTGTGTTACCGACGATGATAAACATTTCATCGTTGAGATGCAGAACAGATGGGTACCTTTCTTTGCGGCTGCACCCTTTCGGCTAGCCCCACACGCCCTGAAGGGGCAGAAGCTCCTAGCCCAGGGCAACACCCTGGGTATTAATGAAATATAA
- a CDS encoding lysine exporter LysO family protein, translating into MKGSLIIVSFFVLGIIVGLCDVIPAGLLDSDVSYCALCCLMFCVGISIGCDTSVLKSFKKVNPRLMMLPVMTILGTLAGCAAVSLILSHRQLTDCLAIGSGFGYYSLSSIFITEYRGAELGTIALLANIFREILTLLCAPLLAKYFGKLAPISVGGATTMDTTLPIITRYSGESFIIVSIFHGFCVDFSVPFLVTFFCSL; encoded by the coding sequence ATGAAAGGCAGTTTGATTATCGTAAGCTTCTTTGTTCTGGGTATCATCGTAGGCTTGTGTGATGTGATTCCGGCAGGTCTTCTGGACAGCGACGTGAGCTATTGTGCACTCTGCTGCCTGATGTTCTGCGTAGGTATCAGCATCGGTTGCGATACCTCAGTGCTGAAGAGTTTCAAGAAGGTGAATCCCCGTCTGATGATGCTCCCTGTGATGACCATTCTGGGTACGCTGGCAGGTTGTGCCGCCGTATCTCTCATCTTGAGCCACCGCCAGCTTACCGATTGTCTGGCTATAGGTTCAGGATTCGGATATTACTCACTTTCTAGTATCTTCATCACCGAATACAGGGGCGCCGAACTGGGAACTATCGCCCTTCTTGCCAACATCTTCCGCGAGATTCTCACCCTGCTGTGTGCTCCGCTGCTGGCAAAATACTTCGGCAAACTGGCACCTATCAGTGTAGGTGGAGCCACGACCATGGATACAACGTTGCCTATCATCACCCGATATTCGGGCGAGAGTTTCATCATCGTTTCCATCTTCCATGGCTTCTGTGTCGACTTTTCTGTACCCTTCCTGGTTACTTTCTTCTGTTCTTTGTAG
- a CDS encoding smalltalk protein, whose protein sequence is MKANTWKTILQIAISVLTAIATTLGVTSCTL, encoded by the coding sequence ATGAAAGCAAATACTTGGAAAACGATTTTGCAGATTGCAATCTCCGTCCTTACAGCCATCGCTACTACGCTCGGAGTTACCAGCTGCACTCTTTAA
- a CDS encoding LysO family transporter — protein MLKIVMIMLCGIGTGYLLRNKKMSFIGRIITVLIWVLLFLLGIEVGSNPRIISGLQTLGLEAIALTLGGSLGSALFAWALWKYVTAKQAKSSAHAETGKGGKA, from the coding sequence ATGCTCAAGATAGTAATGATTATGTTATGCGGAATAGGTACCGGCTATCTGCTCCGCAACAAGAAAATGAGTTTTATCGGCCGTATCATCACGGTGCTGATATGGGTACTCCTGTTCCTGCTCGGTATCGAGGTAGGTTCTAACCCTCGTATCATCAGCGGTCTTCAGACCCTGGGACTTGAGGCGATAGCCCTGACCTTGGGAGGCAGTCTGGGTAGTGCACTCTTTGCTTGGGCATTGTGGAAGTATGTTACAGCAAAGCAGGCTAAATCGTCGGCTCACGCTGAAACCGGGAAAGGAGGCAAGGCATGA